A window from Chiloscyllium punctatum isolate Juve2018m chromosome 3, sChiPun1.3, whole genome shotgun sequence encodes these proteins:
- the LOC140456796 gene encoding histone H3.3A has translation MARTKQTARKSTGGKAPRKQLATKAARKSAPSTGGVKKPHRYRPGTVALREIRRYQKSTELLIRKLPFQRLVREIAQDFKTDLRFQSAAIGALQEASEAYLVGLFEDTNLCAIHAKRVTIMPKDIQLARRIRGERA, from the exons ATGGCTCGTACCAAGCAAACTGCCCGTAAATCCACTGGTGGCAAGGCGCCAAGGAAGCAGCTGGCGACTAAAGCTGCCCGTAAAAGTGCCCCGTCCACTGGTGGGGTGAAGAAGCCTCACCGTTACCG CCCGGGCACTGTGGCGCTGCGAGAAATCAGACGCTACCAGAAATCCACCGAACTTCTGATCCGCAAGCTGCCGTTCCAGCGACTTGTCCGTGAAATTGCTCAGGACTTCAAGACGGATCTGCGCTTCCAAAGTGCGGCCATTGGCGCCCTGCAG GAAGCAAGTGAAGCCTACCTGGTGGGACTGTTTGAAGACACCAACCTTTGTGCTATCCATGCCAAGCGTGTGACCATCATGCCAAAAGACATCCAGCTAGCTCGCCGCATTCGTGGGGAGCGTGCTTAA